The window GAGATAAGGCGTTTGAATCCATAAGGTTTTTCTGGCCATCATCATCATTCTGATCATCCCGTTTCGTAAATAGGGAGTTGAAGTGTCTGGGCCATCTGAAACGATTTGCGTAGCAACATCATCTTCAGTTAACTTGTTTTCTTCGATTTTTGGAAAAAGCTTTTCATTAAATGAGATTGTTGCACTTTTATCGGTGATTGATGCATTCCAATCCATAACAAAACGCTCTTGAAGTAAAAGAGACGCAGAGCCGACAATTCTTAGGTGTGTATCGCGCCAGTAGCCGAATTTTTTGCTTTTGCTAACATATTGATCTCCAACGTTAAAGCCACCAGTCCAGGATATTCTTCCGTCAACAACAACGATTTTACGATGAAGGTGGTAGTTCATTCGATACTTTTTAATCATATTTTGAGATGTGATAAAAGCAGCGACTTCGCCGCCTAAATCAGTCAGAGGCTTAAACCAAGCCTTTGAAGCCCCAGGTGAACCCCATGGATCATAAATCAATCTTACCTTTACACCTTCACGAGCTTTTTTGATTAATAAGTTAAGAAAACTGTTGCCTAAATCATCATTCATAAAAGAATAATATTCAACGTTAACTGTTTCTTGTGCGTTTTCAATATCTTTAAAAAGAGCTTCAAATTTTTTTTCACCGTCAGTGTAAAAACTAATTTTATTATTTTTAGAAAGAGGAGAATCATGTTTGAAGTTAAAATAATCAATTAAAATCTTGGCTTCTTTAGAAGTATCCGTTGGTCCTGCTGCCTTAGGAACGCGGGGAATCATCTTATTTACTTTATTTAAGCCAATATGTTTTTGATTATTAATCGCGAAAAGATTTTCTTGCGATAAACCACGACCAATGAAACCATAGAGAATAAAGCCGAGGACAGGAAAGATAAGTAAAATAATTAGCCAAGCCCAAGAAGTAGCTACTGATCGTTTTCTGTGGAATACGACATAGAAAGCTAAAAGCGTATTGACCGCCCAAAGAAGAGCCCAAAATTCATTAGAAAAAATAAATATCCCTCCCTGCTACTTAGTTATTGTTGTCGTCATGTCCTCCGAAAATAAGAAGAAGTCTAAATAATTGTAACATGCTTGTTAAAACCGCTGCGACATATGTGAGAGCTGCCGCAAATAATACTTTACGTGCCATTGGCATTTCTTGTGGAGATAAAATAGCACCATTATTTAGCATTCTTAAGGCGCGGTGAGAAGCATTGAACTCAACTGGTAGAGTCACTA of the Lactobacillus isalae genome contains:
- the cls gene encoding cardiolipin synthase, with the protein product MFSNEFWALLWAVNTLLAFYVVFHRKRSVATSWAWLIILLIFPVLGFILYGFIGRGLSQENLFAINNQKHIGLNKVNKMIPRVPKAAGPTDTSKEAKILIDYFNFKHDSPLSKNNKISFYTDGEKKFEALFKDIENAQETVNVEYYSFMNDDLGNSFLNLLIKKAREGVKVRLIYDPWGSPGASKAWFKPLTDLGGEVAAFITSQNMIKKYRMNYHLHRKIVVVDGRISWTGGFNVGDQYVSKSKKFGYWRDTHLRIVGSASLLLQERFVMDWNASITDKSATISFNEKLFPKIEENKLTEDDVATQIVSDGPDTSTPYLRNGMIRMMMMARKTLWIQTPYLVPDDPMIATWVIAAHSGVDVRIMIPSMPDHPFIYRATQWYANYLLHEGIKIYVYNNGFIHAKTVMVDDRFSAVGSMNQDFRSYSLNFETDAVFYDKNITRELNHIFEKDLSKCTELTLDITDNWSRYLRFKQAFSRLLSPIL